The genomic region gtttttccttcctgattatgaagaatatccaacactcgtctcacattatgaaatccctgtctacctgcaataaacccattctggtcacagggaattagatcaggtaagaatctctccagtcttcgagccaaaattttacaaagtatctttaaatccacattaagaagacttattggtcttaggtttccacatttattgcacggtttacctggtttgggtagtaaagttatcagagctcctcttaatgaagccggaaggattcccttctcaaatgaatccgcgaacatgtcaaaaagaggggacagcaatttagttttaaatttcctataaatttctgtcggcagcccatctgggcctggggttttacctgttttcaaatgatctattgctatagatatttcctcctttgttataggtgtattaaggtctgcacttattagttctgaaatgctaggtatctgaagggtatctaagaagagattttgctcttgtcccatatgtgttatgtctgagctgtatagtttttcataaaaaaaaacttaaaagtttcattaattcctagagggtcaacaatgatctgtccatcactgtttacaactgaagtaatgtttttctcattttgtaattgtcggaggcgccaggctaataatttcccgggcttttccccttggtcatagaatgattgtttaagacgcaaaagatgtgaggctgctttagaagcagaaagttcgttatactgtgttcttagtaataaaagcttttgatggactcttggacaaaaggtttgaaagtattctccctcaagcagctcaatctccgcctccaacttttttgttttcttataagtttggtttgctctataacttgtaaaactaataatctgacctcttacgtaggccttaaatgcttcccaccttgtgcagggtgacgtttaatccgtattagtttcaaaataaatatttatttgattgtctatttttgtttaaatctccatctagggggatctctttttagtcttaaatcttcatatattaatgagtttggcgaatggtcagatattaaaatgctatcgtagtgacaatcctttattttgtacctcatattgccagaaactaaaaaaaaaaaaaaaaaaaaagtgtatttgagtagcaggagtattttaagacctaggggttcatatccctccaaatatccctcagatcaagttctttcataaaatgttgaatagtttgtctacttttaggatgcgagaaatcaatacctgagctcctatccaattctggattcaatgtacaattaaaatcccctcctataataaagctaccagacagagatgatgctgtcaaaaaaagattatgaaaaaactttgggtcgtcaatgtttggagcatagatatttatcaggattattttttccgtaataagtgtgccctgtaaaataatatatctccccgccttgtctttaataacccttgtcacatggaatggtatagatttgtggatcaaaatcataacacctcttgcctgagaggtgaagggtgcagaatatatactgccctgccacctcctcctaatcttcgcctcttgactagacaacaggtgtgtttcctgaagtagtgTGGTGGCCCAGGGTGTAGGACCCCCACTGCCTAATGACTATTTTTGTACTGAGTCTTTAATTCTTCCCCTTAACCCTTTCACACAGCACAATGCTACCCACACACCCTTTAGGATCTCCTGGGGCAATGACACAATGGGGCAAACAACTGGGTGAGCTGGCACAGATTTATTTGGGGCTCGGTTACAGATACTCCAAACTCCCAGGCAACaaccacctccctcccaccaacAGGTAAATCACACTACCACTACAGGTGTTATTTCTCCTTCCCCAATACTACTCCAAAACAACCCCACAGCACTCACACCTCCCCCAATATCCACTACAACTAATCACACAGTGGCACAGCACCCTTATATACAGCACACTTATGCAGCGGGGAGAGGAGGTCAGTTAACATAGGAGAGGACAAAACCGAAGGGTGACCTGCAAAGGTCCCCCCTACATAAACCTAACCcccaaacaaaaatgtaataacaataacaataatattattaataataataataataataagaaacaaaaatgaaaaaaaagaaactaaagaCTCAGTCCTGGGCCGGCGCACTTCCCTCGTCCGgcccacaaaaacagaaaataaaaaaaaataaaaaaacaaaaacaaaacttaaCTATCCCTTTTCAGCAATGCCGCTACCCTCCGGCCGCGTCCACCTCCTCCCGGAGCTCTCTCGGTCCCGTGGGAGATAACCGAAACGCTTCCCACTGTCCTTCTCTTAGCCTGGTAGCTCGTACGCCGCTCACCGCCTCAATCCGTTGGCTGCGATATGCACCAACCCGGTGCCTCCCAAGCCAGCCGACCCACGGCGGCGAGCTTAGACCTGTGGGGGAAACAAAGCCCAAAACAACCCCGGAACCGCACCGTCCCGGCTATAACCCGAACGGATACGTCCTACACCCCACCGGTTAGGAACCTTCCCTTACTTCCGGGCTCTAAACACAGTATCCCAGGCCACTCCCCCCACCGTCATCTGCGTCGCCTTCCCACTGCTCTTACCTCCCCAGACGCTATGGCTGCGCGCTCGCTATCCCTCTATCGATACCGCGGACCCGTGACTTGTAGCCTGGTACCTCAGCTCACTCACGTCCGCGGTCCTCTTGGGGAAAGCCCGCATCGCCCCACCGACGCCTCCTTAAAACAACCGCCGCGATTACCTTCCGTCCCCGGACCGCGCTCCCGTCCACTCTGATGTAGCCATCTTTAAACCCGATCAAGTCCACGCCTCCGCCAACCAATCTAACAAGTCCCGCCCCTCAATTACCAATGAGGGACGGCGCAACCTCCCCAAGCTTTCGTGGCACTgctgaaaggaaaagaaaaacaaaaaagagaataaaaaaaacaaaccataaaCAACCCATAAATTATAATTCCCCCTTCTCCTCCCAGGGGACACCACACTCCCCCCCACCAAATGGGGGCTCGCCCCGAGCACCTACTCCCTATACCGGGCTGGCCTTATCCCAAAGTTGGCTCGCTGGGATCGACGCACGGGCTCCACAACCTCCGGAACTGGCTCAACCTCCACAACCGGCTCCCCATCCTCCGCCGGTAGCCGCCTTTCTACTACCTGTTCAGCCGTCCCAGCCCATGGCTCTTCCcaatcaccaggccaacccctggGACGAGACGGTCCTGGTCGAGGACAGACCCCAGCCCTCCGTAGCTCACCCCCCATCTCCGGTGTCACCGATATCCATCCTGGGGGGCATGGCCGCAGGTGCCGTCGATGGAGAGTCCGGAGAGGGCCCTCTCTTCCGTCCGGCCGCAGCTGGAACACTGGGCTCTCCAGATCCCGTTGTCGCACCACCACCCAAGGGTTAGTTTGCCAATATGGGCTCACCTTGCCTCCAGCTCGTCGACGGAAGTTCCTCACCAGAACACGATCCCCTGGGGCCAGCAACCATCTACGTTTCCCTACATTGTGATAGCGCCGATCCCCTTGCCGCCGGCGCTCTGTTCCCCTTTCCACTTCCTTGCAGGCTGCCCACATTCGTCTCCGATGCCCACGGACCCACTCCGACCCGGCCTCTCCTCCGGCCAGATCACAGGTCCCCCATCGCTGATCTATAGGTAACCGAGGTTGCCGcccaaacaaaacccaaaatggGGACAAACCCGTACTGCTATGCGGGGTGCAATTATAGGCCTGCACCAGCTCCGGTAGATGTACCGCCCAACGACCCTGCTCTTGCACCGAGAGCGTGTTCAACAGACGTAGCAGCGTTTGGTTCCACCGCTCACAAGCCCCATTGCCCTGCGGGTGGTAGGGAGTAGTTCTCACTTTCCGGCACCCATACACTTCACACAGTTCTTTCACCAACTGTGACTCGAAGGCAGGCCCCTGGTCAGACAGCAGCCGCTCGGGGCAGCCATAACGCTGGATCACCTCCCCCCAGATCACTCTGGCCGCCGTCGCGGCTGTCTGATCCCTGGTCGGTACTGCAAAAGCGAACCTGGAAAACAGATCAATGGCGACCAGCACATATGGGTAAGTATCTCCGGGGCGCCCCATGGACAGGTAATCCACCGCCAACACCTCCCAGGGGTAGCTGGTATTAATCCCCCCTAGGGGCAGGGGCTCTCCCTTCCCCCGGCTCCCAATCAGGCACTCCTGGCAGCCACGCTGCCTCTGCTCCACATCCCTTCGCATGCCAGGCCAGTAGAACCTCTCTTGCAGGGCCAGGACCATCCGTCGCCCTCGGGCATGCCCCAATGCCCGATGATACTCCAACCACACTTGTTGGCGCTGTTTCTCCGGAACCACCACAGCCCAGCTCTCTTCACCTCCCACTGGGGATCTACGCCGCAACACCCCTTGATCCACTCTCAGTAGCTCCCAATCTTCCAACAGGCACCGGCCCATCCCTCCAACAGTTCGGCCAGCCATCACAGTTGGACGTTCCCCGGATAACACCCACTGCCGAATCTGGGCCACTGCCGAATCTTCACTCTGCCGCTCCGCCCAATCCTCTATGGATCCAATCTGTGCCACCACCGCCATACCTGATCGTCGCGACAGGGCATCCGCATTCTGGTGCTCCCGGCCAGGTTTATGCCTTAACTCATAGTCAAATGATGCCAGCTGACCCGCCCACCTTTGCTCCACAGCCCCCAATTTGGCAGTCTTCAAATGCAAGAGGGGGCGATGATCGGTGAATACTTCAAACCTAGCTCCCCACAAGTAGTCCTTAAACTTCTCTACTACTGCCCACTTTAAGGCCAATAGCTCCAGTTTAAAGGCACTATAGTTCTGATCATTGCGCTCCGCCTCATGGAGGCTCCGGCTGGCATAAGCAATCACCCTTTCCTGCCCCCCTTGCACCTGGGTCAAAACAGCCCCCAACCCCCGAAGACTAGCATCAGTATACAGGCGAAATGGCAAGGTATAGTCAGCATAAGCAAGTACCGGGGCTTCAAGTAGGGCCTCCTTCAGAGCCTGGAATGCTTCCTCACACTCCTTGGTCCATTCGATCTTCTGTCTTGACGAGGAGCCAGCACCTTTCAGCAGCCCATGGAGCGCAGCTGCTTTTTTAGCAAACCCCGGTACAAACCGCCGGTAGTACCCCACAAACCCCAGGAAAGACCGCACTTCCCGTACTGTTCCTGGGCGAGGCCACCCCCGTACTGCCTCCGTCTTCTCGGGGTCCGTGGTCACCCCCTCACGGCTGACTATATGACCCAGGTAGCAGACGGCCCGTTGGAACAGCCGACACTTCTCTGGCTGAAGCTTAAGACCGTGAGCCTCCAGCCGTGCAAACACCTTCTCCAAATGTTCCAGATGCCCCCCAAAATCGGGAGAATAAACAATCACATCGTCCAGATAAATCAGCAAGTAGTCATAAACCTGCTCACCCAGACACCGCTGCATCAGtcgctggaaggttgctggtgcaTTGCACAGACCAAAGGGCATCCGTTCGAACTGGTAGAGGCCCATAGGTGTGGTGAAGGCAGTCTTTTCTTTATCGTTGGGGTGCACCTCCACCTGCCAGTATCCACTTGCCAGGTCCAGGGTGGAGTACCAGGCTGCCCCTTTCAACCCTGTCAATGACTCCTCGATCCGCGGGAGAGGGTAAGCATCCTTATGGGTCACAGCATTCAGTTTTCGGTAGTCTACACAAAACCTCCAGGAGCCATCCTTCTTACGGACTAACACTATCGGGGCAGCCCAGGGACTAGCACTCTCTGTAATGACTCCCCCCTCAAGCATGGATTTCAACAACTCCCGCAATTCTGGATACAGACTGGGGGGAACAGGCCGGTAACGTTCCCTCGAGGGAACCGCCACCCCCGTGGGGATGCAATGGTATACCACATCTGTACAACCATGGTCCTCCTCGTCCCGGGCAAACACCCTCTGCCACCGCTCCAACAGTTCCTGCAGCTGCCGACCCTCCTCACGGGTCAACCCCGTGCTGTCAGCCACCAGGGCGTGCAGTTGCTCAGGCAAAGCCCCGGCCACTGGCCGCACCTCCACGTCAACCACCCCCCCCTGTGGCTGGCGCAACACCAACTCCTTCTGAGGCTGCACACACCCAGCTGTGATCTTCTCCACTCGGGCCAGTGGACGTCGAGGAGGGAGTTCCACAGGATACTGATGGAGATTACAAATACGAAGTGGCACTCTCCCCTCACATACTCGTGCCACAGCTcgagccacacaccactcctGCTGGCCCCCTCGATAGTCTTCCACCAGGACCTGGTCCCCATCTCGCAAATGCCCCCGGGGCACGTCTGCCCAGATCAGCTTCTCCGTGGCGGGACTCAACACCCATGGCTTCTCGGTCCGCAATCTGGCAAGCTGTTCCACCACCGGTCCCCTCACCGCTGCTTCCAATCGCCGACATACAGTGAAAGCCTGATCCCAGGCTCGCCGGTCACTCTGTGGGAGGGCAGAACGAAACAAAGACACCTGGGCTCCCCCCCGTGTCTGCAATACCTCCCAACAATGCCTGATTACGTTCATCCCCAAAATCCCATATGGGGCCGGGAGGTGCTGGTCCTCCACGATCACCACCCCTCGCTGAGGAATCTCCACCCCAGCCACCGTGAAGTCCAGCACCACATAGCCCACATACGGGAGGGACAACCCATTCACTGCCTTAAGGGCTAGCCATGGGACTTCAGCCGCCCCCTTGACCTCAATACCCTTCACACACTGATTAAATATACTACGACTAAACAAAGTGACCTGCGAGCCAGTATCCAGAATACAGGGTACCAGCCTTCCAGCTGCCAGCACTTCCAGAACCGGGCTCTCCCCCACCAGCGCCTCCCGCAACCCAACAGGCGTCGTGGACATGCTGGCTTCCGGCTGCACCCCTCGACTATTCACCACCGTCGTTTCTCCCCGAGGGCAACTCCTTACCATATGTCCCGCCTCTCCACAGCGCAGACAAATGGGACGCCCCTGTTCATCCCAACGAGGTCCCCCCGAACTTGCATAAGTGCGGCCACGCCGACGAGAAGGGGGAACTACCAATGTGGTCCCAGGAGCACTCGCCTGCCCCTCTCGAACCTGACTCCATCCTTCCAAAACTTGCTTCAGCTCCCGTACTTGGTCACTCATCTCCCTCAAAAGGTCCTCCCTCAGGGATGACCGTAACGTTTCCAAATCAAGTGAAGGGGCAGTGGCGGGCTCTGTGGCTGCAGTAGGTAGGGGCAGAAACGTCCTCCGGGCATCCACACCTTCCATTACGGTGCCGGgcccctcctccttctccattTCTTTCACCTCCCGACATGCCTCCATAAATGTCAACCGGCTGGCTCGTCGAATAAGTCGCTGTAATTCCCTCTTAGTCGACCCCGCTAGGAGGCCAGTCACCAGTTGACTTCGAAGGGTAGCGTCGTCATCATCCTCATCCCGGACTGGTTCCTTCTTCCGCCATCTATAATGACACTCCCGGAGACGGAGGATGAACGAACCCACCCCTTCCCCAGACTGTTGTTGACAGGTAAAAAACTCAACCCTCAACTGGGCCAGCCCGGCACCCTCCCCATAAAGTCTATCCAATGCCTCCAATATCTTCTCAGCAGTATCCCGCTGATTTTCCCTCAATAATTCCACTTCTCGCCTCGCTTCCCCTTCCAAAGCACTAAGAACAAAATCCACCTGTTGGACTGCAGAGAGTGACTGCGCCCGGAGACCCACCCCGACTACCCGCCTCCATTCTTGATACGTCCCCTTAGCGGACCCATCGAAGCGGGTCATCCAAGCCCCCCCCAAAAACCATGGCCACCCACCTGACAACTCCTGTACCCCAGGTGCTGTCCCATCCATGTCGTGCTCGAGGAGATCCCGCCGACTACGCCAAATTCAAGCAGTGTGGTGGCCCAGGGTGTAGGACCCCCACTGCCTAATGACTATTTTTGTACTGAGTCTTTAATTCTTCCCCTTAACCCTTTCACACAGCACAATGCTACCCACACACCCTTTAGGATCTCCTGGGGCAATGACACAATGGGGCAAACAACTGGGTGAGCTGGCACAGATTTATTTGGGGCTCGGTTACAGATACTCCAAACTCCCAGGCAACaaccacctccctcccaccaacAGGTAAATCACACTACCACTACAGGTGTTATTTCTCCTTCCCCAATACTACTCCAAAACAACCCCACAGCACTCACACCTCCCCCAATATCCACTACAACTAATCACACAGTGGCACAGCACCCTTATATACAGCACACTTATGCAGCGGGGAGAGGAGGTCAGTTAACATAGGAGAGGACAAAACCGAAGGGTGACCTGCAAAGGTCCCCCCTACATAAACCTAACCcccaaacaaaaatgtaataacaataacaataatattattaataataataataataataagaaacaaaaatgaaaaaaaagaaactaaagaCTCAGTCCTGGGCCGGCGCACTTCCCTCGTCCGgcccacaaaaacagaaaataaaaaaaaataaaaaaacaaaaacaaaacttaaCTATCCCTTTTCAGCAATGCCGCTACCCTCCGGCCGCGTCCACCTCCTCCCGGAGCTCTCTCGGTCCCGTGGGAGATAACCGAAACGCTTCCCACTGTCCTTCTCTTAGCCTGGTAGCTCGTACGCCGCTCACCGCCTCAATCCGTTGGCTGCGATATGCACCAACCCGGTGCCTCCCAAGCCAGCCGACCCACGGCGGCGAGCTTAGACCTGTGGGGGAAACAAAGCCCAAAACAACCCCGGAACCGCACCGTCCCGGCTATAACCCGAACGGATACGTCCTACACCCCACCGGTTAGGAACCTTCCCTTACTTCCGGGCTCTAAACACAGTATCCCAGGCCACTCCCCCCACCGTCATCTGCGTCGCCTTCCCACTGCTCTTACCTCCCCAGACGCTATGGCTGCGCGCTCGCTATCCCTCTATCGATACCGCGGACCCGTGACTTGTAGCCTGGTACCTCAGCTCACTCACGTCCGCGGTCCTCTTGGGGAAAGCCCGCATCGCCCCACCGACGCCTCCTTAAAACAACCGCCGCGATTACCTTCCGTCCCCGGACCGCGCTCCCGTCCACTCTGATGTAGCCATCTTTAAACCCGATCAAGTCCACGCCTCCGCCAACCAATCTAACAAGTCCCGCCCCTCAATTACCAATGAGGGACGGCGCAACCTCCCCAAGCTTTCGTGGCACTgctgaaaggaaaagaaaaacaaaaaagagaataaaaaaaacaaaccataaaCAACCCATAAATTATAATTCCCCCTTCTCCTCCCAGGGGACACCacagtagcatgatatcagagtgcatagatttcaccctagtcattacttgttttaccttctccagtttttgtagtcctctgcagttccaagaagaaattttaattcttattccaccagacataacacacagcactaaatgagcttcccaacacatttgaaatattaaaggatagagaaacaaataacatctgaatgtcaaaaactacacccacaacaataagtattgaacatacccctttaacttgaactttggtacccatttccctccccctatatatactggtacctgtctaacagctaaaggttgttccacccaaaagtgaggatcaaccgactatgcctaaacacctttcccccctaccccaccccgctacataaacagaaaaactcgttattggatacattaagaaaattaggctactaatagtagctgtaagcctctggaccgataaacaaatataacaaattggcctttctctttcactcttcttttaaaacttaaagctcagtaattattccttcatgccaacacacagcatgtcaatgattacattctcaacccagtccactttctgacctcagagccttcacaaaattctccgcttcacctggctggttaaagatgcgagactttccattgtatgtcactatcagtcgcgcgggaggaatcatgccgtaccggatccccatggagcgaagctgttgtctcacggcgttaaactctttctgttttctgtgtacaccggtcgccaggtcctcataaaatctcaccggacggttcttgaaaagaatctgtccctttgccctggcagctcttatcacggtcattttaaccttgtaatttaggaacttcatgatcattgtcctcggtgcagcggtgtttgacgtattcttctggccgatccgatgagctctctccagcgtcagagcggtatgtagcggtgccaagttcagagcctccggcagccagttttccaagaagacgcacgcgtcctctccttccgcgccctcgggcaggttaacaagtctcaagttagaacgtcgcgatctggcctccagatccagcactttgtcttcgagatctttgttgttattttcaagagtccgtgcctttgcttccaaggtggtgatactatcttctgctgcagatatccgggcctctgCCTCACCaacccgcttagcacactcattaacatccttcctcacagtctctattgctgacaaaataccgtccagtttggaggaaaaatccgattgtactgcgtctaagctttcgaccgtctttcccctctcatttggcttgtcaattttctcctccatcacctgacaggtgttggtattattctcgctatcttcaccactaacattagcttcacagctagcctcggagctcgacttagaagtgaagttagacaatttcgactgagtcggtctactaatgtttttaccaagtttcttttgcgagagaggcatcactactggtcttgttcaacgtccaataaacgagtattattcaggattttacagaaacatagcggagcagaagtgggcacgtcttctcagcaagccgccattactggaaaccctcatctaggccttttactagggatttaaggtcctggttttcctctcagaccctagaacacactgccaggctcagattcccgatcccacatcctgctgaagcccttcccaagatcagacactagttttgttttccttgttcttatagtaaaatgatggtctttgacttttattcatcatcactgttctgttaattacacatgacctaatctaagtattacacaaaccaagcataattacttagagatgtcatgagatggaaaatccttattcagttaattattttccccacaggtgctgacagtgtgtctacagtgaaatgggcctgtgtacagagaggatgatctgtaacaatcccatgttcctatggtgacagatataaaactcatgtgaaatactggtgcagagggtataatgtgaggtcatgtactcccatagtacacactgactctccactggagggtaaagtgtgagtcagagatgatcctgaccagcgagtcttcactgtgaccatcaacaatctgacagctgaggactccgatcggtactggtgtggtgtgaagatcagtggagcctctctgatcaggttaatctgtcagtcactgatggtaagatgtctgtactgcagactgtagccaatgagatgcacagtatgtaacatgtcactgagtcaaaaaggaaggaccttaacacaaacactgatggaaaaatgttttaatattttaaaaatctgcattttaatttaattcaatatgataaacgagacttggaa from Brienomyrus brachyistius isolate T26 chromosome 17, BBRACH_0.4, whole genome shotgun sequence harbors:
- the LOC125712077 gene encoding uncharacterized protein LOC125712077, whose amino-acid sequence is MDGTAPGVQELSGGWPWFLGGAWMTRFDGSAKGTYQEWRRVVGVGLRAQSLSAVQQVDFVLSALEGEARREVELLRENQRDTAEKILEALDRLYGEGAGLAQLRVEFFTCQQQSGEGVGSFILRLRECHYRWRKKEPVRDEDDDDATLRSQLVTGLLAGSTKRELQRLIRRASRLTFMEACREVKEMEKEEGPGTVMEGVDARRTFLPLPTAATEPATAPSLDLETLRSSLREDLLREMSDQVRELKQVLEGWSQVREGQASAPGTTLVVPPSRRRGRTYASSGGPRWDEQGRPICLRCGEAGHMVRSCPRGETTVVNSRGVQPEASMSTTPVGLREALVGESPVLEVLAAGRLVPCILDTGSQVTLFSRSIFNQCVKGIEVKGAAEVPWLALKAVNGLSLPYVGYVVLDFTVAGVEIPQRGVVIVEDQHLPAPYGILGMNVIRHCWEVLQTRGGAQVSLFRSALPQSDRRAWDQAFTVCRRLEAAVRGPVVEQLARLRTEKPWVLSPATEKLIWADVPRGHLRDGDQVLVEDYRGGQQEWCVARAVARVCEGRVPLRICNLHQYPVELPPRRPLARVEKITAGCVQPQKELVLRQPQGGVVDVEVRPVAGALPEQLHALVADSTGLTREEGRQLQELLERWQRVFARDEEDHGCTDVVYHCIPTGVAVPSRERYRPVPPSLYPELRELLKSMLEGGVITESASPWAAPIVLVRKKDGSWRFCVDYRKLNAVTHKDAYPLPRIEESLTGLKGAAWYSTLDLASGYWQVEVHPNDKEKTAFTTPMGLYQFERMPFGLCNAPATFQRLMQRCLGEQVYDYLLIYLDDVIVYSPDFGGHLEHLEKVFARLEAHGLKLQPEKCRLFQRAVCYLGHIVSREGVTTDPEKTEAVRGWPRPGTVREVRSFLGFVGYYRRFVPGFAKKAAALHGLLKGAGSSSRQKIEWTKECEEAFQALKEALLEAPVLAYADYTLPFRLYTDASLRGLGAVLTQVQGGQERVIAYASRSLHEAERNDQNYSAFKLELLALKWAVVEKFKDYLWGARFEVFTDHRPLLHLKTAKLGAVEQRWAGQLASFDYELRHKPGREHQNADALSRRSGMAVVAQIGSIEDWAERQSEDSAVAQIRQWVLSGERPTVMAGRTVGGMGRCLLEDWELLRVDQGVLRRRSPVGGEESWAVVVPEKQRQQVWLEYHRALGHARGRRMVLALQERFYWPGMRRDVEQRQRGCQECLIGSRGKGEPLPLGGINTSYPWEVLAVDYLSMGRPGDTYPYVLVAIDLFSRFAFAVPTRDQTAATAARVIWGEVIQRYGCPERLLSDQGPAFESQLVKELCEVYGCRKVRTTPYHPQGNGACERWNQTLLRLLNTLSVQEQGRWAVHLPELVQAYNCTPHSSTGLSSPPWVGWLGRHRVGAYRSQRIEAVSGVRATRLREGQWEAFRLSPTGPRELREEVDAAGG